The following proteins are co-located in the Poecile atricapillus isolate bPoeAtr1 chromosome 20, bPoeAtr1.hap1, whole genome shotgun sequence genome:
- the CLIC3 gene encoding chloride intracellular channel protein 3 isoform X2 translates to MSPAALTGLGLAAATVAGPSGRASCLCRGARHGWVWVHPEQECGLGGAVVSAGALRVQPSVQQEQEQTHSMAEKPQIQLFIKASEDGESVGHCPFCQRLFMVLLLKGVPFTLTTVDVKRCPSLVPHYPESSLAGNDIFHKFSVFIKNPVPAQDEALQRSLLRALLKLDEYLSAPLEHELAQDPHLRASQRHFLDGDHLTLADCNLLPKLNIVQVVCQHYRRFGIPKDLQGVWRYLNSASETKEFKYTCPNSQEIIQAYRSVVRALQ, encoded by the exons ATGTCACCAGCTGCCCTTACTGGCCTGGGGTTGGCAGCAGCCACGGTGGCGGGGCCCAGTGGCAGGGCGTCCTGTCTTTGCCGTGGGGCCAGGCATGGGTGGGTGTGGGTGCACCCCGAGCAGGAATGTGGGCTGGGAGGGGCCGTGGTTTCAGCTGGGGCACTCAGGGTGCAGCCATcagtgcagcaggagcaggagcagacaCACAGCATGGCTgagaaaccccaaatccagctctTCATCAAG GCAAGCGAGGATGGGGAGAGCGTGGGGCACTGCCCCTTCTGCCAGCGGCTCTTCATGGTGCTGCTGCTCAAAGGGGTGCCCTTCACCCTCACCACTGTGGATGTGAAGAG GTGCCCCAGTCTGGTCCCGCATTACCCGGAGTCAAGCCTGGCTGGGAATGACATTTTCCATAAGTTTTCTGTCTTCATCAAGAACCCGGTACCTGCACAGGATGAGG CATTGCAGCGCAGCCTGCTGCGCGCCTTGCTGAAGCTGGATGAGTACCTGAGCGCCCCTCTGGAGCATGAGCTGGCCCAGGACCCACACCTCCGGGCCTCCCAGCGCCATTTCCTTGATGGAGACCACCTCACACTTGCCGACTGCAACCTGCTGCCCAAGCTCAACATCGTTCAG GTCGTGTGCCAGCACTACCGCCGCTTTGGGATCCCCAAGGACCTGCAGGGTGTGTGGCGGTACCTCAACAGTGCCAGTGAAACTAAGGAGTTCAAATACACCTGCCCCAATAGCCAGGAGATTATACAAGCCTATCGTTCCGTTGTCCGGGCACTGCAGTGA
- the CLIC3 gene encoding chloride intracellular channel protein 3 isoform X1, producing MSPAALTGLGLAAATVAGPSGRASCLCRGARHGWVWVHPEQECGLGGAVVSAGALRVQPSVQQEQEQTHSMAEKPQIQLFIKASEDGESVGHCPFCQRLFMVLLLKGVPFTLTTVDVKRALDVLKDFAPGAQLPVLLYNGEPKTDTITIEEFLEDQLGPPMCPSLVPHYPESSLAGNDIFHKFSVFIKNPVPAQDEALQRSLLRALLKLDEYLSAPLEHELAQDPHLRASQRHFLDGDHLTLADCNLLPKLNIVQVVCQHYRRFGIPKDLQGVWRYLNSASETKEFKYTCPNSQEIIQAYRSVVRALQ from the exons ATGTCACCAGCTGCCCTTACTGGCCTGGGGTTGGCAGCAGCCACGGTGGCGGGGCCCAGTGGCAGGGCGTCCTGTCTTTGCCGTGGGGCCAGGCATGGGTGGGTGTGGGTGCACCCCGAGCAGGAATGTGGGCTGGGAGGGGCCGTGGTTTCAGCTGGGGCACTCAGGGTGCAGCCATcagtgcagcaggagcaggagcagacaCACAGCATGGCTgagaaaccccaaatccagctctTCATCAAG GCAAGCGAGGATGGGGAGAGCGTGGGGCACTGCCCCTTCTGCCAGCGGCTCTTCATGGTGCTGCTGCTCAAAGGGGTGCCCTTCACCCTCACCACTGTGGATGTGAAGAG GGCGCTGGATGTGCTGAAGGACTTTGCACCAGGTGCCCAGCTGCCTGTCCTTCTCTACAATGGCGAGCCCAAGACTGACACCATCACCATTGAGGAGTTTCTGGAGGACCAGCTGGGCCCCCCCAT GTGCCCCAGTCTGGTCCCGCATTACCCGGAGTCAAGCCTGGCTGGGAATGACATTTTCCATAAGTTTTCTGTCTTCATCAAGAACCCGGTACCTGCACAGGATGAGG CATTGCAGCGCAGCCTGCTGCGCGCCTTGCTGAAGCTGGATGAGTACCTGAGCGCCCCTCTGGAGCATGAGCTGGCCCAGGACCCACACCTCCGGGCCTCCCAGCGCCATTTCCTTGATGGAGACCACCTCACACTTGCCGACTGCAACCTGCTGCCCAAGCTCAACATCGTTCAG GTCGTGTGCCAGCACTACCGCCGCTTTGGGATCCCCAAGGACCTGCAGGGTGTGTGGCGGTACCTCAACAGTGCCAGTGAAACTAAGGAGTTCAAATACACCTGCCCCAATAGCCAGGAGATTATACAAGCCTATCGTTCCGTTGTCCGGGCACTGCAGTGA